One genomic window of Bradyrhizobium sp. B124 includes the following:
- a CDS encoding KUP/HAK/KT family potassium transporter yields MPFAVTLGALGVVYGDIGTSPLYALKEAAKAAAHGGPLSQTAVLGTVSLILWALILIISVKYAMLILRADNRGEGGIVALLALLSARNAAPGTWRAHLLVVGLVGAALLYGDGAITPAISVLSAIEGLKVDAPSLAPAVVPLTVVILIGLFFMQKQGTGFIGKIFGPVMLFWFAVLAALGIHGIVKAPGVLVALSPFYAFDFLIHQDFHVSFAILGAAFLAVTGGEAMYADMGHFGRFPIRLAWFAICLPALVLNYFGQAGELINDPGSIDNPFFQLAPDWAHYPLVLLATVATVIASQAIISGVFSLTQQSIQLGFLPRMHIRHTTSDAIGQIYVPLVNWLLAAATLGAVLAFGTSDALAGAYGIAVSLLMAITTLLAALVAIQWGYSPIIVIAVNGFFFIIDAIFFAANTEKLLEGGWFPLLLAAAVAFLMMTWRGGVKLVERARGKLRQPEEDLIETAVNKCSARLPGTAVFLASAPNGVPLALTQFVKHNHVLHQRVLLVTVQIEERPRIPDEERADVNEISPGITRIILHYGFMQYPTIYEGLQLACRQGKLPGVDLSDVTYYIGRETIIPREDVPGMWVWRESLFAFLQRNAERSAAFFGVPTGQVVEFGTEIEI; encoded by the coding sequence ATTCCGTTTGCCGTCACGCTCGGTGCCCTGGGTGTCGTCTATGGCGACATCGGCACCAGCCCCCTCTACGCCCTGAAGGAAGCCGCCAAGGCCGCCGCCCATGGCGGGCCACTCAGCCAAACTGCCGTGCTGGGCACGGTCTCGCTGATCCTGTGGGCGCTGATCCTCATCATTTCAGTCAAATACGCCATGCTGATCCTGCGCGCCGACAACCGCGGTGAAGGCGGCATCGTCGCGCTGCTGGCGCTGCTCTCGGCACGCAACGCGGCGCCCGGCACCTGGCGCGCCCATTTGCTGGTCGTCGGCCTGGTCGGCGCTGCCCTGCTCTATGGCGACGGCGCGATCACGCCGGCCATTTCCGTGCTGTCGGCGATCGAAGGCCTGAAGGTCGACGCGCCCTCGCTGGCCCCTGCGGTAGTGCCGCTCACCGTCGTGATCCTGATCGGCCTGTTCTTCATGCAGAAGCAGGGTACGGGCTTCATCGGCAAGATCTTCGGCCCGGTGATGCTGTTCTGGTTCGCGGTGCTCGCAGCGCTCGGCATTCACGGCATCGTCAAGGCGCCCGGCGTGCTGGTCGCACTGAGCCCGTTCTATGCGTTCGATTTCCTGATCCATCAGGATTTCCACGTCAGCTTTGCGATCCTCGGCGCCGCGTTCCTCGCCGTCACCGGCGGTGAGGCGATGTATGCCGACATGGGGCATTTCGGCCGCTTTCCGATCCGGCTCGCCTGGTTCGCGATCTGCCTGCCCGCGCTGGTGCTGAACTATTTTGGCCAGGCAGGTGAACTGATCAACGACCCGGGCTCGATCGACAACCCGTTCTTCCAGCTCGCCCCCGACTGGGCGCATTACCCGCTCGTCCTGCTCGCGACCGTTGCCACCGTGATCGCCTCGCAGGCCATCATCTCCGGTGTGTTCTCGCTGACCCAGCAATCGATCCAGCTCGGCTTCCTGCCGCGCATGCATATCCGCCACACCACGAGCGATGCGATCGGACAGATCTACGTGCCGCTGGTGAACTGGCTGCTCGCGGCCGCAACGCTCGGCGCCGTGCTCGCCTTCGGCACCTCGGACGCACTCGCCGGCGCCTACGGCATCGCCGTATCGCTGTTGATGGCGATCACCACGCTGCTCGCTGCGCTGGTCGCGATCCAGTGGGGCTATTCACCGATCATCGTGATCGCGGTGAACGGCTTCTTCTTCATCATCGATGCGATCTTCTTCGCGGCGAACACCGAGAAACTGCTCGAGGGCGGCTGGTTCCCGCTGCTGCTTGCGGCCGCGGTGGCGTTCCTGATGATGACCTGGCGCGGCGGCGTCAAGCTGGTCGAAAGGGCGCGCGGCAAGCTGCGCCAGCCCGAGGAGGATCTGATCGAGACCGCGGTCAACAAGTGCAGCGCCCGCCTGCCCGGCACCGCCGTGTTCCTGGCCTCGGCCCCCAACGGGGTGCCGCTCGCACTGACCCAGTTCGTCAAGCACAATCACGTGCTGCATCAGCGCGTGCTGTTGGTCACCGTGCAGATCGAGGAGCGGCCGCGGATTCCCGACGAGGAACGCGCCGACGTCAACGAGATCAGCCCGGGCATCACCCGCATCATCCTGCACTACGGCTTCATGCAATACCCGACGATCTACGAAGGGCTGCAGCTCGCCTGCCGGCAGGGCAAGCTGCCCGGCGTCGATCTCTCCGACGTGACCTACTATATCGGCCGTGAAACCATCATCCCGCGCGAGGACGTTCCAGGCATGTGGGTGTGGCGGGAATCGCTGTTCGCCTTCCTGCAGCGCAACGCCGAGCGCTCCGCGGCGTTCTTTGGCGTGCCGACCGGTCAGGTGGTGGAGTTCGGCACCGAGATCGAGATTTGA
- the coaD gene encoding pantetheine-phosphate adenylyltransferase — protein sequence MSRIALYPGSFDPVTNGHLDVVRQAVGLCDRLVVAVAIHAGKKPLFSTEERLDMLREVCGPIAQQAGCAFDCTTYDNLTVTAARKLGATIMIRGLRDGTDLDYEMQLAGMNEAMAPEVHTVFVPASVAVRPITATLVRQIAQMGGDFSAFVPSSVAASLKAKFAG from the coding sequence ATGTCCCGTATCGCGCTCTATCCCGGCTCCTTCGATCCCGTCACCAACGGCCATCTCGACGTGGTCCGGCAGGCCGTCGGCCTGTGCGACCGCCTGGTCGTCGCCGTCGCCATTCATGCCGGCAAAAAGCCGCTGTTCTCGACCGAGGAACGGCTGGACATGCTGCGCGAGGTGTGCGGCCCGATCGCCCAGCAAGCGGGCTGCGCCTTCGATTGCACCACCTATGACAATCTGACGGTGACGGCGGCGCGCAAGCTCGGCGCCACCATCATGATTCGCGGCCTGCGCGACGGCACCGATCTCGACTACGAGATGCAGCTCGCCGGCATGAACGAGGCGATGGCGCCCGAGGTGCATACCGTGTTCGTTCCGGCGTCGGTCGCGGTCCGCCCGATCACCGCCACACTGGTGCGCCAAATCGCCCAGATGGGCGGCGACTTCTCTGCATTCGTGCCGTCATCAGTCGCCGCTAGCCTGAAGGCCAAGTTCGCCGGCTGA
- a CDS encoding peptidylprolyl isomerase: MIRILAFVAALLCVVPAVAQPLPANLDKANAIVIDTTKGRIVIKLRTDIAPQHAERIKQLAREGFYNNVPFHRVMDGFMAQTGDGQNFNGTGGSKYPNLKQEFSQVPFKRGIVGMARRGDSVDSANSQFFIMFADGSSLNGQYTVVGEVVSGMDVVDKLKKAPAGSPGGAVTDPDKMVKVQVASDIK; this comes from the coding sequence ATGATCCGCATTCTTGCATTCGTTGCCGCGCTGCTCTGCGTCGTGCCTGCGGTCGCGCAGCCGCTGCCTGCCAATCTCGACAAGGCCAATGCGATCGTGATCGACACCACCAAGGGCCGCATCGTCATCAAGCTGCGCACCGACATCGCGCCCCAGCATGCCGAGCGCATCAAGCAGCTGGCGCGCGAGGGCTTCTACAACAACGTGCCGTTCCATCGCGTGATGGATGGCTTCATGGCGCAGACCGGCGACGGCCAGAACTTCAACGGCACCGGCGGCTCGAAATATCCGAACCTGAAGCAGGAATTCTCGCAGGTCCCGTTCAAGCGCGGCATCGTCGGCATGGCCCGGCGCGGCGACAGTGTTGACAGCGCCAATTCGCAGTTCTTCATCATGTTCGCCGACGGATCGAGCCTCAATGGCCAGTACACCGTGGTCGGCGAGGTGGTGTCGGGCATGGACGTGGTCGACAAGCTGAAGAAGGCTCCCGCGGGCTCTCCCGGCGGCGCCGTCACCGATCCCGACAAGATGGTGAAGGTGCAGGTCGCATCCGACATCAAGTGA